The following are encoded in a window of Thermodesulfobacterium geofontis OPF15 genomic DNA:
- the tsaB gene encoding tRNA (adenosine(37)-N6)-threonylcarbamoyltransferase complex dimerization subunit type 1 TsaB — protein sequence MESPLILAIETSGKTGGIALFREIILGELTLLSKESYSNIIFKSLPFLEKNLNFSLKDLDYYAIDIGPGSFTGLRIGLSILKGLNLVYPKPVIPVSSLEVLTVNFLNYPGNIVSLVDAYSKEIFFASYKWENFYLKTIIAPMCIPLKDLPLYINTPSLFLSETLEKWRDFLKSSLENFLLEPPFSPNLSAGLVAKLAYIKLKQGIVKLKSAESLLPLYLKPSEAERKRGLKIT from the coding sequence ATGGAATCTCCCCTAATTCTTGCTATTGAAACCTCTGGAAAAACTGGAGGAATAGCCCTTTTTAGGGAAATTATTTTAGGTGAATTAACCTTACTTTCTAAGGAATCCTATTCAAATATCATTTTTAAAAGCCTTCCCTTTCTCGAAAAGAATTTAAACTTTTCTTTAAAGGATTTAGATTATTATGCTATAGATATAGGACCAGGAAGTTTTACAGGATTGAGGATTGGACTTTCTATATTAAAAGGACTGAATTTGGTTTATCCCAAACCTGTTATTCCTGTTTCAAGTTTAGAAGTTTTAACAGTTAATTTTCTCAATTATCCTGGAAATATAGTTAGTCTTGTTGATGCCTATAGTAAAGAGATATTTTTTGCTTCTTATAAATGGGAAAATTTTTATTTAAAAACCATTATTGCACCTATGTGTATACCTTTAAAAGATTTACCTCTTTATATAAATACTCCCTCTTTATTTTTAAGTGAAACCTTAGAAAAATGGAGAGATTTTCTTAAAAGTAGTTTAGAAAATTTTTTACTTGAACCACCCTTTTCTCCTAATTTAAGTGCTGGTTTAGTAGCTAAGTTAGCTTATATTAAATTAAAGCAAGGGATAGTGAAATTAAAGTCTGCTGAATCTCTTTTACCCCTTTATTTGAAACCTTCTGAAGCTGAAAGAAAAAGGGGTTTAAAGATAACATGA
- a CDS encoding SLC5/6 family protein, which translates to MVPYFISLFLLGLPLMILEWVIGRYAGSKGHGSMVGIMGVFFNQNSLPRIIGSLGVSIPFLIVCYYIYIESWTLGFAFLSLFKKLPQSIEYTDPNLALIPFLKFYKEYTQPSLLAIFFLLITLVLNWYVLKRGVVKGIEFTAKIGLPLLFLMGIFLSIVSLSINNWKGVEGLYFIFKPDFSKLTDPQVWVEASGQIFFTLSLAMGAIATYASYVKKNEDVVKVGIYTALLNELAEIGIGASIAIPAAFAIFGASSIPQLAQEGTFRLGFMSMPAILAILPFGYIFSFIWFFLLFIAAFTSSLALIQPLVAFFEDELEISHHLAVNLSIVMVAFGAFLSAFVPGFLDELDFWAGAVFLILFAFIEILVFVWLFGVDNFYKELIRDTFLKIPKLLVYVFYGTSLIFIGILFYFWILMKLPQHFQNITWNIIVAKGFIIITLFILGLLAIKSK; encoded by the coding sequence ATGGTTCCCTATTTTATTTCCCTTTTTTTGTTAGGACTTCCGCTTATGATTTTAGAATGGGTTATAGGAAGGTATGCAGGTTCAAAAGGACACGGTTCTATGGTTGGGATAATGGGGGTGTTTTTTAATCAAAATTCTTTACCAAGAATAATAGGTAGTTTAGGTGTGTCTATTCCCTTTCTTATCGTTTGTTATTACATATATATAGAATCTTGGACTCTCGGATTTGCCTTTTTATCCCTTTTTAAAAAACTTCCCCAATCTATTGAATACACTGATCCTAATCTTGCATTAATACCCTTTTTAAAATTCTATAAAGAATATACTCAACCTTCTCTTTTAGCTATCTTTTTTCTTTTAATAACTTTAGTGCTTAATTGGTATGTTTTAAAAAGGGGAGTGGTTAAGGGAATTGAATTTACAGCTAAAATTGGATTGCCTTTACTCTTTTTAATGGGTATTTTCTTATCCATAGTTTCACTTTCTATAAATAATTGGAAAGGAGTTGAGGGGCTTTATTTTATATTTAAACCTGATTTTTCAAAATTGACTGATCCTCAAGTTTGGGTAGAAGCTTCTGGTCAGATATTTTTTACCCTTTCCTTAGCTATGGGTGCTATAGCTACTTATGCAAGCTATGTAAAAAAGAATGAAGATGTAGTGAAAGTAGGGATTTATACAGCTTTATTAAATGAATTGGCAGAAATAGGAATAGGTGCTTCTATTGCTATTCCTGCAGCTTTTGCTATTTTTGGAGCCTCCTCTATTCCTCAACTTGCTCAAGAAGGGACCTTTAGACTTGGTTTTATGAGTATGCCAGCTATTTTAGCTATTTTACCCTTTGGGTATATTTTTTCTTTTATATGGTTTTTTTTGCTTTTTATTGCAGCTTTTACTTCATCTTTAGCTCTTATTCAGCCATTAGTTGCATTTTTTGAAGATGAATTAGAAATATCTCACCATTTAGCTGTTAATCTTTCTATAGTTATGGTAGCCTTTGGTGCCTTTCTTTCTGCTTTTGTTCCTGGTTTTCTTGATGAGTTAGATTTTTGGGCAGGAGCAGTATTTCTGATCCTTTTTGCCTTTATAGAAATATTAGTTTTTGTTTGGTTATTTGGGGTAGATAATTTTTATAAAGAACTAATTAGAGATACCTTTTTAAAAATTCCCAAACTATTGGTTTATGTTTTTTATGGAACTTCCTTAATTTTTATAGGAATTCTTTTTTACTTTTGGATTTTAATGAAATTGCCTCAGCATTTTCAAAATATTACCTGGAATATAATTGTAGCCAAAGGGTTTATTATAATAACTCTTTTTATTTTGGGTTTATTAGCTATAAAAAGTAAATAA
- a CDS encoding AAA family ATPase: protein MESVVIDGVTIYLSHPDELNIPLYPRDEIIEQILACWLVLDEKDLPLTPRLVGKPGVGKTTLAYAAAKRLNKEVYIFQATVDTRPEDLIITPVISEDKKIRYVASPIVTAMIKGGVAIIDEANRMSEKSWASLAPLLDARRYVESIIAGIKIKAHPDFRLCVTMNEDASTFELPEYIHSRLQPQIFIDFPSYEEEKAILKTNLPWADEGLLDYIVRFLQMAHEYGELYSVRDGVNIGRYVLKKIKFSNKSSKDLTNLLPLLKEAISVILGPQALIYLKELLENKKPTKPLLRPLD, encoded by the coding sequence ATGGAAAGCGTTGTAATTGATGGTGTAACCATATATCTTTCTCATCCTGATGAATTAAACATTCCTCTTTATCCAAGGGATGAAATCATTGAACAAATACTTGCTTGCTGGCTTGTTTTAGATGAAAAAGACCTTCCTCTTACACCTCGTCTTGTTGGTAAACCTGGAGTGGGTAAAACAACCCTTGCTTATGCAGCTGCAAAAAGGCTAAATAAAGAGGTCTATATTTTCCAAGCAACTGTTGATACAAGACCAGAAGACCTCATTATAACTCCTGTTATTTCAGAAGATAAAAAGATAAGGTATGTAGCAAGCCCTATTGTTACTGCTATGATAAAAGGTGGAGTAGCTATTATTGATGAAGCAAATAGAATGAGCGAAAAATCTTGGGCTTCACTTGCTCCTCTTCTTGATGCTAGAAGATATGTAGAATCTATTATTGCAGGAATAAAAATAAAGGCTCATCCAGATTTTAGACTCTGTGTTACTATGAATGAAGATGCTTCAACTTTTGAATTACCTGAATATATTCACTCAAGACTGCAACCTCAAATTTTTATAGATTTTCCTTCCTATGAAGAAGAAAAGGCTATTCTAAAAACTAATTTACCTTGGGCTGATGAAGGACTTCTTGATTATATAGTCAGGTTTTTACAAATGGCTCACGAATATGGAGAACTTTATAGTGTAAGAGATGGGGTAAATATAGGACGTTATGTCCTTAAAAAAATTAAATTCTCAAATAAATCTTCTAAGGATTTAACAAATCTTTTACCACTTCTTAAAGAGGCTATTTCAGTAATTCTTGGTCCTCAAGCTTTAATATATCTAAAAGAACTTTTGGAAAATAAGAAACCAACTAAGCCTCTGTTGCGTCCCTTAGATTAA
- the dxr gene encoding 1-deoxy-D-xylulose-5-phosphate reductoisomerase, protein MKNLVIFGATGSIGKATIKYIKNQPHRFRIIGLTAKSKIEELQKLSETFKVPYIVVEREEDAKFLNSSLSYKAKVLWGDEGLKELASLDSVDTVVIGISGIKALIPTYYALKSGKRVAIANKECIISVGNLLKEVAQENKAELIPVDSEHSAFFQLLQKEKKTYVEKLILTASGGPFYKTPLKDFCKITPEKAISHPVWKMGKKISVDSATLMNKGFEVLEAMVLFDFPLDKIEVVIHPQGLVHGIVKLIDGCYLMHVSPADMKIAIAYALNYPERTEVPVENLDLTKAKLIFKKPSFKKFPCLKLAYEVGKLGGAYPLILEAADEVVVSAFLSYKISFDKIPYFLEKTLNEFKIPSINFKNIYEVLELHKRVCEFTENLIEGVNR, encoded by the coding sequence ATGAAAAACTTAGTAATCTTTGGAGCTACAGGATCCATAGGAAAAGCAACTATAAAATATATCAAAAACCAACCTCATAGATTTAGAATTATAGGACTTACAGCGAAATCAAAAATTGAAGAACTTCAAAAACTTTCAGAAACTTTTAAAGTACCTTATATAGTCGTAGAAAGGGAAGAAGATGCAAAATTTTTGAATTCCTCTTTAAGTTACAAAGCAAAAGTATTATGGGGAGACGAAGGATTAAAAGAACTTGCTTCTTTAGATTCTGTAGATACAGTAGTTATAGGAATCTCAGGAATAAAAGCTCTTATTCCTACCTATTATGCTTTAAAATCAGGAAAAAGGGTAGCTATAGCGAATAAGGAATGTATTATCTCTGTAGGAAATCTTTTAAAGGAGGTTGCTCAAGAAAATAAAGCTGAACTCATTCCTGTAGACAGTGAACATTCTGCTTTTTTTCAATTATTACAAAAAGAGAAAAAAACATATGTAGAAAAACTTATTCTTACTGCTTCAGGAGGACCTTTTTATAAAACTCCATTAAAGGATTTTTGTAAAATAACACCCGAAAAAGCTATATCTCATCCTGTATGGAAAATGGGTAAAAAAATTTCTGTTGATTCAGCAACTTTAATGAATAAAGGTTTTGAAGTACTTGAAGCTATGGTATTATTTGATTTTCCTTTAGATAAAATTGAAGTAGTTATTCATCCTCAAGGATTAGTCCATGGTATAGTTAAACTTATAGATGGTTGTTATTTAATGCATGTAAGTCCTGCTGATATGAAAATTGCTATAGCTTATGCTTTAAATTATCCAGAAAGAACTGAAGTACCAGTAGAAAATCTTGATCTTACGAAAGCAAAACTTATTTTTAAAAAGCCAAGTTTTAAAAAATTCCCTTGCCTAAAACTCGCTTATGAAGTAGGAAAACTTGGAGGAGCTTATCCTTTAATATTAGAAGCTGCAGATGAAGTAGTAGTTTCTGCTTTTCTTTCTTACAAAATTAGTTTTGATAAAATTCCGTATTTTCTTGAAAAAACCTTAAATGAATTTAAAATACCCTCTATTAATTTTAAAAATATTTATGAGGTTTTAGAGCTTCATAAAAGGGTTTGTGAATTTACTGAAAATCTTATTGAGGGTGTAAATAGATGA
- a CDS encoding ABC transporter permease — protein sequence MKEVFKELIKHKIGFASLIVISILVILALFAPYISPYDPFEINVNKILLPPSFKHPLGTDLLGRDVLSRMIYASRISLEVSLVAVGISIGIGVFLGSLAGYLGGLVDQIISRFIDIMLCFPTIFLILAVIAYLEPSILTIMIVIGATSWMGIARLIRAEIMSLKERDFVLIAKVYGAGTFRIIFKHLLPNALPPIMVSASLGLGQAILIESALSFLGIGVQPPIPSWGNILIEGKEALEVAWWLSIFPGLAILITILAFTLLGETLQEILNPKRERK from the coding sequence ATGAAAGAAGTTTTCAAGGAACTTATAAAACATAAAATAGGCTTTGCTTCTTTAATAGTAATTTCAATTTTAGTAATTCTTGCTCTATTTGCTCCTTATATCTCTCCCTATGACCCTTTTGAAATAAATGTTAATAAAATTCTTCTTCCTCCATCTTTTAAACATCCATTGGGAACAGACTTACTTGGAAGAGATGTTTTAAGTCGAATGATTTATGCTTCAAGAATTTCTTTAGAAGTGAGTCTTGTTGCGGTAGGAATTTCTATTGGAATAGGAGTTTTTTTAGGTTCTCTTGCTGGTTATTTAGGAGGATTGGTAGATCAGATTATATCTCGCTTTATAGATATAATGCTTTGTTTTCCAACTATATTTCTAATTTTGGCAGTAATTGCTTATTTAGAGCCTTCTATTTTAACTATAATGATTGTAATTGGAGCTACAAGCTGGATGGGAATAGCAAGACTTATCAGAGCAGAAATAATGTCTTTAAAAGAAAGGGATTTTGTTCTAATAGCTAAGGTTTATGGAGCAGGAACTTTTAGAATTATATTTAAACATCTTCTTCCCAATGCCTTACCACCTATTATGGTTTCAGCTTCCTTAGGATTGGGACAGGCTATTCTTATTGAATCTGCTTTGTCTTTTTTAGGAATAGGGGTTCAACCGCCAATCCCTTCTTGGGGTAATATTTTAATAGAAGGAAAAGAAGCTCTAGAGGTTGCTTGGTGGTTATCTATTTTCCCGGGGCTTGCAATTTTAATTACTATACTTGCTTTTACTTTATTAGGAGAGACTTTACAGGAAATCTTAAATCCTAAAAGGGAGAGAAAGTAA
- the rseP gene encoding RIP metalloprotease RseP, translated as MITLITAILVIGVLIFVHELGHFLAAKLIGVRVEIFSLGFGPRLIGFRTEETEYRLSLIPLGGYVKLYGEHQEHLSLLENPEKAFAFKSPLQKAIVVIAGPLANFILAIFIFWFLFATIGTYIVPAKIGEVLPNSPAEKVGLKPGDEILEINGKKVKSFQELVFFLRTKEPPNLITLKIRRNDQIFEVKIEPELKEDYNIFGKKTKIPVIGIKSSEEIIHQKHDLISAFNLAIEKVIELTGLIFVAIYKLFTGEMPFSTLGGPITIGKMAGETAKMGISYLFSFTAVLSVNLGVINILPLPMLDGGHLVLFGIEAIRRKPLSLKTQELIFKIGLVLIIALSIAVFYNDILKLLKEWNLP; from the coding sequence ATGATCACTTTAATTACTGCTATTTTAGTAATAGGTGTTCTTATTTTTGTTCACGAATTAGGACATTTCTTAGCTGCTAAATTAATAGGTGTGAGGGTTGAAATTTTTTCCTTAGGCTTTGGACCTCGTCTTATTGGATTTAGAACTGAAGAAACAGAATATAGGCTTTCTCTTATACCCTTAGGAGGTTATGTTAAACTTTATGGAGAACATCAGGAGCATCTTTCTCTTTTAGAAAACCCTGAAAAAGCCTTTGCTTTTAAATCGCCTCTACAAAAAGCTATTGTAGTAATTGCAGGACCTTTAGCTAATTTTATCTTAGCCATCTTTATTTTTTGGTTTCTTTTTGCAACTATAGGTACTTATATAGTGCCTGCTAAAATTGGTGAGGTATTGCCTAACTCTCCAGCTGAAAAAGTGGGACTAAAACCTGGAGATGAGATATTAGAAATAAATGGAAAGAAAGTTAAATCCTTTCAAGAACTTGTATTTTTTTTAAGAACTAAAGAACCCCCCAATTTAATCACTTTAAAAATAAGAAGAAATGATCAAATTTTTGAAGTAAAAATTGAACCAGAACTTAAAGAGGACTATAATATTTTTGGCAAAAAAACCAAAATTCCTGTAATAGGAATTAAATCCTCTGAAGAAATAATTCACCAAAAACATGATCTAATTTCTGCTTTTAATTTAGCTATTGAAAAGGTAATAGAACTTACAGGTCTTATTTTTGTAGCTATTTATAAACTTTTTACAGGAGAAATGCCTTTTTCAACCCTTGGAGGACCTATTACTATTGGAAAAATGGCAGGAGAAACTGCAAAAATGGGAATATCCTATTTATTCTCATTTACAGCTGTTCTTTCTGTAAATTTAGGTGTAATAAATATATTACCTCTCCCTATGCTTGATGGAGGACATCTCGTTCTTTTTGGAATTGAGGCTATTAGAAGAAAACCCCTTTCTCTAAAAACTCAAGAACTTATTTTTAAAATTGGTCTTGTTTTGATTATTGCCCTTAGCATAGCAGTTTTTTATAATGATATTTTAAAGCTTTTAAAAGAATGGAATCTCCCCTAA
- a CDS encoding sigma-54-dependent transcriptional regulator, producing the protein MKKIYELAKKVAPSSSTVLILGESGTGKEVLAKYIHFCSKRKGPFVPINCAAIPEDLLEAELFGYEKGAFTGAIKSKPGKFELANQGTIFLDEIGDLSPKLQAKLLRVIQEKQVERLGGDRAIKIEVRILAATNKDLEKEVKEGKFKEDLFFRLNVIPIRLPPLRERKEDIPLLVNFFLKRLCEREGIEEKTITPEALETLMNYHWPGNIRELENLIERLVILSENNVIGVEDLSMSSLDLKFAVRDELIEKKEVELKYTLPEIPEEGIELNKLLREIEIYYLKKSLEISKGIKTKAAKLLGLNRTTFIEKLKKYNLV; encoded by the coding sequence ATGAAAAAAATTTATGAATTAGCAAAAAAAGTAGCTCCTTCTTCAAGTACAGTTCTTATTCTTGGAGAATCAGGCACAGGAAAAGAAGTCTTAGCAAAATATATTCATTTTTGTAGTAAAAGAAAAGGTCCTTTTGTTCCTATAAATTGTGCTGCTATCCCAGAGGATCTTTTAGAAGCTGAACTTTTTGGATATGAAAAGGGAGCTTTTACAGGAGCAATAAAAAGTAAACCAGGTAAATTTGAGCTTGCCAACCAAGGAACTATTTTTCTTGATGAAATAGGAGATTTAAGCCCTAAACTTCAAGCTAAACTTTTAAGAGTAATTCAAGAAAAACAAGTAGAAAGATTAGGTGGAGATAGAGCTATTAAGATTGAAGTAAGAATTCTTGCTGCAACTAATAAAGATTTGGAAAAGGAGGTTAAAGAAGGGAAATTTAAAGAAGATCTCTTTTTTAGATTAAATGTAATTCCTATAAGGCTCCCTCCTCTAAGAGAAAGGAAAGAAGATATCCCTTTATTAGTAAATTTTTTTTTGAAAAGATTATGTGAAAGAGAAGGAATAGAAGAAAAAACTATTACTCCTGAAGCCTTAGAAACTCTTATGAATTATCATTGGCCAGGAAATATAAGAGAATTGGAAAATTTAATAGAAAGATTAGTGATACTCTCAGAAAATAATGTTATCGGAGTTGAAGATCTTTCTATGTCCTCGTTAGATTTAAAATTTGCTGTAAGAGATGAGTTAATTGAAAAAAAAGAGGTAGAGCTAAAATATACACTTCCTGAAATACCTGAAGAAGGAATTGAATTAAACAAACTTTTAAGGGAAATAGAAATATATTATCTAAAAAAATCTCTTGAAATATCAAAGGGAATCAAAACTAAAGCAGCTAAATTACTAGGATTAAACCGCACAACCTTTATAGAAAAACTTAAAAAATATAATTTGGTATAA
- a CDS encoding CBS domain-containing protein: MKVKNWMITEVITASPEDTVEDAIQLMRRFSIRHLPIVENGKLVGLVTESNLRAYLSSEKLQLPLKEIMILNPITIDPETSIDEAARIIYKYKIGGLPVITEGKLVGIITITDILEAFIELMGLLKSSSRLDVIPKKDNLDEVLEIIRKGGGKIISIGMDVNLNGEKVYFIRLEKIALDKIASDLETLGHKVVSLVE, from the coding sequence ATGAAGGTTAAGAATTGGATGATTACAGAAGTAATAACAGCCTCTCCAGAAGATACAGTGGAAGATGCAATACAACTAATGAGAAGATTTTCTATTAGACATCTTCCAATTGTAGAAAATGGAAAATTAGTAGGACTTGTAACCGAAAGCAATTTAAGAGCTTATCTTTCATCTGAAAAATTACAACTTCCTTTAAAAGAAATTATGATCTTAAATCCTATTACTATAGATCCTGAAACTTCAATTGATGAAGCAGCAAGAATTATATATAAATATAAAATCGGAGGACTTCCAGTTATTACAGAAGGTAAATTAGTAGGAATTATTACCATTACTGATATTTTAGAGGCTTTTATTGAATTGATGGGACTTCTTAAATCTTCTTCTCGTTTGGATGTAATTCCCAAAAAGGATAATTTAGATGAAGTTCTTGAAATAATAAGAAAGGGTGGAGGAAAAATAATTTCTATTGGAATGGATGTCAATTTAAATGGAGAAAAGGTATACTTTATAAGACTCGAAAAGATAGCTCTTGATAAAATAGCTTCAGATTTAGAAACCTTAGGACATAAGGTTGTATCCTTAGTTGAATAG
- the secG gene encoding preprotein translocase subunit SecG — METFLIVTQIILAILIILIVLINVTKGSEYGAVFRGAEAIFGGAGPTNFLNKVTMILVLLFFLNSILLTKVFTEKHKPLMLKTGIPQSPVSNETFPPTPPSIPIPPKEPLKFPESTK, encoded by the coding sequence ATGGAAACCTTTTTAATTGTGACACAGATAATTTTAGCTATTCTTATTATTCTTATAGTTTTAATAAATGTAACCAAGGGTTCTGAATATGGAGCAGTCTTTAGAGGTGCAGAAGCAATTTTTGGTGGTGCAGGACCTACTAATTTCTTAAATAAAGTTACTATGATTCTTGTTTTACTTTTTTTCTTAAATTCCATCCTTCTTACCAAAGTTTTTACAGAAAAGCATAAACCTTTGATGTTAAAAACCGGGATTCCTCAGTCTCCGGTTTCCAATGAAACTTTCCCCCCCACCCCTCCTTCTATACCTATACCTCCAAAGGAACCTTTAAAGTTTCCAGAAAGTACTAAATAA
- a CDS encoding ABC transporter permease gives MITFLLKRFLTLIITLLGITIISFSIIHLAPGGPLSPLTEFNPKITPEYREKLVKMYGLDKPLYIQYLNWLKGIVKLDFGKSFSLDQRPVWDKIKERLPITIFINALSLILILLFSIPLGVYSAVKAGSTFDRITTIITFIGYAMPSFWLAIVLMMIFGVKLQLLPISGLHSTIDYDEMSLLQKVFDWAKHLICPLFVATFGGMAGVLRYVRNSTYEVLKSDFILFARAKGLPEKVIIYKHALRNALLPLITILGLSLPGLIGGSVIFETIFGIPGVGQLMWQAVMARDYPVIMANLFLISLLTLLGNFLADIGYALADPRIRLESK, from the coding sequence ATGATAACCTTTCTTTTAAAAAGATTTTTAACCCTTATAATTACACTTTTAGGAATAACTATAATCAGTTTTTCTATTATCCATCTTGCTCCTGGAGGTCCACTAAGTCCTTTAACTGAGTTCAATCCTAAAATTACACCTGAATATAGAGAAAAATTAGTAAAAATGTATGGACTTGATAAACCTCTTTATATACAGTATTTAAACTGGTTAAAGGGGATTGTAAAGCTTGATTTTGGAAAATCCTTTTCTTTAGATCAAAGACCTGTTTGGGATAAAATAAAAGAAAGACTTCCTATAACTATTTTTATAAATGCTTTATCCTTAATTTTAATTCTTTTATTTAGTATTCCTTTAGGTGTTTATTCTGCTGTAAAAGCAGGAAGTACCTTTGATAGAATAACTACCATTATAACTTTTATAGGGTATGCCATGCCAAGTTTTTGGTTAGCTATAGTATTAATGATGATTTTTGGAGTAAAACTTCAGTTACTTCCCATTTCAGGACTTCATTCAACTATTGATTATGATGAAATGAGCCTTTTACAAAAAGTCTTTGATTGGGCTAAACATCTTATTTGTCCTTTATTTGTAGCTACTTTTGGTGGAATGGCTGGAGTTTTAAGGTATGTAAGAAATTCAACTTATGAAGTTTTAAAATCAGATTTTATTCTTTTTGCCAGAGCTAAAGGTCTTCCTGAAAAGGTAATAATTTATAAACATGCTTTAAGAAATGCTCTTTTGCCCCTTATAACTATTTTAGGACTTTCTCTTCCTGGCTTAATTGGAGGAAGTGTTATATTTGAAACCATTTTTGGTATTCCAGGAGTTGGACAACTAATGTGGCAAGCGGTTATGGCAAGAGATTATCCTGTAATTATGGCTAATCTATTTTTAATCTCCCTTCTTACCCTTCTTGGGAATTTTCTTGCAGATATAGGTTATGCCCTTGCTGATCCAAGAATAAGATTGGAAAGCAAATGA
- a CDS encoding homocysteine biosynthesis protein, whose protein sequence is MNNEFKVKRSIEEINKKIEKGEVVVLTAEEFSKLVKEVGPVQAAKEVDVVTTGTFSPMCSSGAFINFGHTIPTIKAYRVWLNDVPAYGGLAAVDLYIGATEPREDDPLNKVFPGQFLYGGGHVIHDLVAGKKIYLRALGYGTHCYPRRTYEVEITIHDLKNAILCNPRNAYQNYNCAINLSDKILYTYMGVLKPNLGNANYATAGVLSPLLKDPYLKTIGIGTRIFLGGAKGYVIWCGTQHNMDVKRTPKGAPIQPAATLMVIGNLKEMSPEWLVGTSHIGYGCSLAVGLGIPIPILNEQVAEWAGLSDEDLFTQVIDYSYDYPNGIKRNYGIVSYAELKSGKINILGNEVPTYPISSFFKARKIAEILKNWIRNGEMFLTEPVESLPGAKLFPMR, encoded by the coding sequence ATGAATAATGAATTTAAAGTAAAAAGAAGTATAGAGGAGATAAATAAAAAAATTGAAAAGGGTGAAGTAGTAGTATTGACTGCAGAAGAATTTTCTAAACTTGTAAAAGAGGTAGGACCAGTTCAAGCAGCTAAGGAAGTTGATGTAGTTACTACTGGAACATTTTCTCCTATGTGTTCTTCAGGTGCTTTCATTAATTTTGGACACACTATCCCCACTATTAAAGCCTATAGAGTATGGCTAAATGATGTTCCTGCTTACGGAGGACTTGCTGCTGTTGATCTCTATATAGGTGCAACTGAACCAAGAGAAGATGATCCACTTAATAAAGTTTTTCCTGGACAATTTCTTTATGGTGGTGGTCATGTAATTCATGATTTAGTAGCTGGGAAAAAAATATATTTAAGAGCTCTTGGATATGGAACTCATTGTTATCCAAGAAGAACTTATGAAGTAGAAATAACTATCCATGATTTAAAAAATGCAATATTATGTAATCCAAGAAATGCTTATCAAAATTATAATTGTGCAATAAACCTCTCAGATAAGATTTTATATACCTATATGGGGGTTTTAAAACCTAATCTTGGAAATGCTAATTATGCTACTGCAGGAGTTCTTTCTCCTTTACTTAAAGATCCTTACTTAAAAACTATAGGTATAGGAACGAGAATATTTCTTGGGGGAGCAAAGGGATATGTAATCTGGTGTGGAACTCAACATAATATGGATGTAAAAAGAACTCCCAAAGGAGCACCTATTCAACCAGCAGCGACTTTAATGGTTATAGGTAATTTAAAAGAGATGAGTCCTGAATGGCTGGTTGGAACAAGTCATATAGGTTATGGATGTTCCTTAGCTGTAGGATTAGGAATTCCCATACCTATTTTAAATGAACAAGTGGCTGAATGGGCAGGGCTTTCTGATGAGGATCTCTTTACTCAAGTAATAGACTATTCTTACGATTATCCTAATGGAATAAAAAGAAATTATGGAATTGTAAGTTATGCAGAATTAAAAAGTGGAAAAATAAATATTTTAGGAAACGAGGTCCCAACTTATCCTATATCAAGCTTTTTTAAAGCAAGAAAAATTGCAGAGATACTCAAAAACTGGATCAGAAACGGAGAAATGTTTTTAACTGAACCTGTAGAGAGTTTACCTGGAGCAAAACTTTTTCCTATGAGATAA